The genomic stretch AGTTGCTCTTTATGCAAATCTTCCCAGTCGGTCAGATTAATGCGGCTGCGGCGTTCATCGACTTTATGGCGCAGCCCGTCCAGCCCCAGTTCGAGCAGTAGCGGGAAATTCACCGCCAGATGGGCATCGCCGGACGTCATATTGCCTTCGGCTTTTACGATGCCGCTGTCGAGCAGTGCTATCTGCTCATCGGTAAACATGCCGTAGCAGCGATCCTGCACCGTCTGTCCGCGCCACCACGGGCAAATTTCGTGCAGGACATTCTTATTCTTATCACTCACCGCGAAACCGGCACCCGGCCGGTCGGCCAGCGCATCGATTTCGTTTTCAATCCAGCCGACGGTGTATTCCGGGAAAATCGGCGCGGCACGCACTTCACTGGCCTGATTCCCGACGATCAGCTCGTCATGTTTGATCCAGACCGTCCGCTGTCTGAGATGTTCAGCCAGCGCCAGCGCGCGGCGGACGGCCAGCGGTTTATCCGCATGTTGCTGATAAACCTGCGTGTAATGCTGTGCGCGTTCGGTACATACCGGCGGTTTCCCGATGTGGATTAGCGCGTTTTTATGCGCGCGGATGCGGGCGGAGAGGGTATTCAGATTCAATGTCGTCATTATTTTTATCCTCTTAACTGGGCACAAAGACCTTTTCCGGCGGCGTACTCTTCGGCAAACGTCAGCAGATCCGGGTCATTTAATGGCTGGCGCGGGGCCAGATAGGGTTCGCCGAGCAGGAGGTATTTATTGATGCCCAGCGTGTGATAAGGCAAAAAGTGGATGGCTTCGCAGCCGGTTTCCGCTGCGGCAAAATCCACAATCTGGCGGATGGACGCACGGTCGGCGTTGAAATCGGGGATCAGCGGGACACGGACAATCAGCTTCTGACCGGCAGCGGCCAGACGTCTGAAATTGTCCATCACCCGTTTTGCCGAGCCACCGGTCAGCCGTCGGAACGGCGCATCAGCGACGTGCTTTAAATCCGCCAGCAGCAAATCCAGCGCGCCGAGAGAAGGCTCGATATATTTCCAGGGAACGTGCAGACAGCTTTCTACCGCCGTGTGCAAACCCTCGTGGTGACAGCGTTGCAGCAAATTCAGCGCCGTCTGCGGTTGCATAAAAGGCTCGCCGCCGGAAAGCGTAACGCCGCCGCCCGTGCGCTGATAAAACGGCTTATCGCGCAAAATCTGCTGCATCAGGCTTTCCATACCGGCCTCTTCGCCGCAAACGCTCAGCGCACCGGAAGGGCAAACCTGTTCCATCTGACATAAATCCTGCGCAGAGAACGCCTCGCGACGCAGGCGAATTTCGCCATTTTCTGCGGACACCGCGTGGGGAAACGCCTGCGCGCAGTGCTGACAACCGGCGGTACACAGACGCGTATCAAACAGCACGTCGGGTTTCTCTGAACGGCTTTCCGGGTTCTGGCACCAGGTACAACGCAGTGAGCAGCCCTTGAGAAAAACCACCGTGCGGATCCCCGGCCCGTCGTGGGTGGAATAACGTTGCACATTAAAAATCATCGCGATGCTTCCTTAAATATTTTCTTTCGCAATTAAAATACTTTCATTCGAAAGTCATTTTGATGATGATCAATAAATCTGCCGCTTGCGGGGGTACACTCTCCGATACTTTGCATTCGCTCACAGGTTTTAAGGAGAAGGTTATGGAGTTGTATCTCGATACTGCCGATGTCGTTGCGGTGAAACGTCTTTCACGCATTCTGCCGTTGCAGGGGGTCACCACGAACCCGAGCATTGTGGCGAAAGAGGGGAAATCCCTTTGGGAAGTGTTGCCTGCGCTGCGAGACGCGCTCGGTGGAACCGGCAAGTTGTTTGCCCAGGTGATGGCGGCGGATGCAGAACAGATGATCGCCGAAGCCCTGCAACTGTCGCAGCGCGTGCCCGGTTTAGTGGTGAAAATCCCCGTGACGGCGGAAGGTCTGGCGGCAATTAAAGCGCTGAGAGTGATGAATATCCCGACGCTCGGCACGGCCGTTTACGGTGCAGGTCAGGGGCTTTTATCCGCGCTGGCGGGAGCCGAATACGTTGCGCCTTACGTGAACCGTCTGGACGCGCAGGGCGGCGACGGCATTGCGATGGTCAGAGAATTACAGACGCTGCTGAGCCTGCACGCGCCGCACTCAAAAGTGCTGGCGGCCAGTTTCAGAACGCCGCGTCAGGCGGTGGATTGCCTGCTGGCGGGCTGTCAGTCCATTACGTTACCAGTGGATGTCGCCGAGCAGCTTCTCGGCACGCCTGCGGTTCAGGCGGCGGTGCAAAAGTTTGATGCCGACTGGCAGCAGGCGTTCGGCACGACGTCCATAAGCTAAAAATTCCCGGCATTTCAGAAACCCGCACAGGCAACTGCTGCGGTTTTTTTTGTTTTTGTGCCGTAGAAAAATCCGAATTTGTGATTTCGCACCGAAATTAAATATTGACGAGAATTTTTATTAAAACTACAGATCTAAAAAATAGAAACAACGTTTCAATTTATGAGTCGCATCACTTTTATCACCCTGAGAAATGGATAACGTAGCGACATTCTGAATGTCCGTTACTTTTAAATCAGGTGAAAAATTATGCACATTAAACGAGCAATAGAAAAAATCCCAGGCGGGATGATGTTAGTGCCTCTCTTCATTGGTGCGCTTTGCCATACCTTTGCGCCTGATTCCGGTAAATATTTTGGCTCCTTCACCAACGGTC from Rahnella sikkimica encodes the following:
- a CDS encoding glycyl-radical enzyme activating protein, which gives rise to MIFNVQRYSTHDGPGIRTVVFLKGCSLRCTWCQNPESRSEKPDVLFDTRLCTAGCQHCAQAFPHAVSAENGEIRLRREAFSAQDLCQMEQVCPSGALSVCGEEAGMESLMQQILRDKPFYQRTGGGVTLSGGEPFMQPQTALNLLQRCHHEGLHTAVESCLHVPWKYIEPSLGALDLLLADLKHVADAPFRRLTGGSAKRVMDNFRRLAAAGQKLIVRVPLIPDFNADRASIRQIVDFAAAETGCEAIHFLPYHTLGINKYLLLGEPYLAPRQPLNDPDLLTFAEEYAAGKGLCAQLRG
- the fsa gene encoding fructose-6-phosphate aldolase; this translates as MELYLDTADVVAVKRLSRILPLQGVTTNPSIVAKEGKSLWEVLPALRDALGGTGKLFAQVMAADAEQMIAEALQLSQRVPGLVVKIPVTAEGLAAIKALRVMNIPTLGTAVYGAGQGLLSALAGAEYVAPYVNRLDAQGGDGIAMVRELQTLLSLHAPHSKVLAASFRTPRQAVDCLLAGCQSITLPVDVAEQLLGTPAVQAAVQKFDADWQQAFGTTSIS